AAAAAAGCTTTTCACCTGcacagaaaataaatggacaCCATTTGACATCACTAGAAGACATTTTTAGATCACTATACCTTTGCAAAGCCAGCAGCATTGTGAAAAACATAACACATTCCTGCCATCATGTTTTTACCCCACTGCCTTTTGGGAGATGCCATAGGGCTACAAAAACCTGCACCTCCTGACTCAAAAATAGACTTTATTCTAGAGCCATCATTGAACTGAActcaaattaatgaaaaaaaaatagcccCCCCTTCCCCTGCTCAGTTTTCCAGGGGCTTTACATGCAATTTTTTATTATGTGAAATACTGTTAATGGTGTACAATTTACCAGAAGTGCAATacttttatatgtacagtatatctattttgtatttatattttgtttatgagTGTTCTTACATAGTTTCTTTTAGCAATGACAACCATTCCAGGGGATGCACGgaaattttgttgtcttttaaatgCAATGACAACGAAagcatctgtccatccatccatctatctatatgtaCCTACAATGAACAGGTGCGTCAGTGTGTGAACTATCTTTTGTAACATGGATAACACATTGCTGTTGCAGTTAACTATTCACTGTCTGCATGTTAATTGTTTGCCACTGACTAAGGGTGACAATGCAAGGTAATACTGCACCACAATGCTTGGATTGTAACTCTCAACCAGTGTGACCTCTGAatggagcttgcatgttattCAGCATGTTTTGGTCTTTTTAATTTCCTTGGAATGTAACAGTGCCCTATTATTGGCTGGCATCACATCCTGGCCAGATTCATGCCTTATGCATGCTGGTGCCAGAATAACCTCTGTGAGAAACATACTGGTGACAACAACCAGCAACAGCCTTGATATCACAGATGGCGGTTTACAAATCAGAAATGAGGTGCAAATCTTAAACAAACATGATCTGTTAAGAACAGCTTTTAGTAAATGGATGCTCTCTGTCATTACGAATAATGCTGCTCATGTTAAGTTCATTGTTGTTACAAACTTTAGCagatatatttaaaatactgaaaaaaatctcAATAAGCATAGAAAGAGGATAGTTAGAGAAATAATGAACATTATAAAGACCTGTAGCACTTTACAGAGTTTAAATCCACTGTCAGTGTGGAGCCGACAACTACACCCATCCATGGGGCTTTCTCCCGGTGTTCAGGTTCCTTGGTAACAATGTGTAGCTTAGCTCAGCTGGTGGGTGCATAgataagtgtatgtgtgtgccctgtaaaGGATGTCTACCAACCTTACGCTACTTACATCATCTCTGGCTCCCCAACCCCTAGGTTTAAaccatgaatggatggatgcacaAAGATGTGTTGCAGCTCACTTGCAAACATGGTGTGAAAGTATAAATTAAGAAGAGTCGTGCACCATCTGCTGTAAGTCAGAGCTAAATACAGAAGTGCAAAACAGGCTCACAATACACTGACGTATCGTGGACCCAAGAACAAGATGGAGTCCATCTGCACTGACCTTCAACATTACATACATACTGGATATCCAAATTCAAACACTGCAGTAATAATCCTAAACACCTGAATACAAAGTAGCaattaatgtaacattttcaCGCTTTTTCTTGTTCCCCACACCACAGCCCTAAATGTGGATTTTAAAAATAGAGACAGACTAATATTCCCATTTAGTAAATTATGCTACTTTAGCTCAGCACCACCTGTTGGACTGATCATTGCTAAATGAAACAGGCCAGTTTAAACATAGCCAAGTTGAGCACACCCCAGCTGTGTGCATTTGTTGGATTAAACTGTTAAATGCAGTAGACCAAAACTAGTCAGTGATGCTATGACACTTAGAACATATTTACCTCCAGATgacagttttttagaaaaaaaaaaatagttaacagTATTCAATCTAATCATCAGTAAAACAAATTAGTCTTGGACAGCCTGAATAGCGGAATACGAACAGCAGTATGGTGGCTGGGATGTTCTGCTAGTTTTTCTTTGGGTCTTACACTGCCTAAACAAACAGTCTCTAACCCTGGCCTGCCCGATCAGGACCATTTCTCTGTCATTGAACAGCTGCTGAGAAGCTGTAACACATCTATAATTAAACATCTTTCCTCATTTAGACGATTTTCTCCAATCTTTCAGTCCTAAAACAATAGGAAAAAGACAGTGTAACATCACTCTCAGCTGCACTTTGTGAGTCAACATCTAAGCCAAAGAAGACACAATTAGCATCTTCACTAAAtatctgaggttttctttttctaatgctAAAATCGAGATCAGTGCCCACTTaatgcactgggcacaaggcaggaatcaaacatTAATGGGACACCATTCCACTGAAGATCATACTCACTCACATACCCACAGGGATTCcaagttgccaattaacctaaaaagCACAAGCTTGGGATGTAGGTGGAAAACTGCAGTACCTGAAAAAAATCCATGAAGACATGGGAATAAAATCCATAGCGATAGTATCTGCAACTGGCAAAGTGGGGTACATACTTCAGATGGAATGATGCATAAGCCCCAAGAGGTTACGATAAATGATCTACATCAAACAGACAAGAGACAGTCTTCTGAAAGTCAGAAATGACACCCTTGCCTCCTTTGATTCTGCCAGCTTGTCAGCATGATGCCTAAGCAACACAGCACCAGCAAACAAAGGACACGTTGCAATTCAATATCTCATCACTTACTCCttactgtatgtgtgtctctctgggGCAGGGTGGCATTTGGGGTGGCAAAATTTGGTATTATATGTCATGAAAATGTAACATGACACCCTCTATAAACTTCAGAGGAGTGCTGTCAGTGCCAGACATACTTTTAATAAGTGTAAACACTTCCAGTTTCCTCTTTGTTTCTTAGCCACTTAATAATGCAACAACTTTTTTCTTCCCATTTTTAAGTGATACAATGATGCCACAGATGCTTGAGAAACTGGAagtttttttatgtttgaaaACTTATCCACATTCTCTCCACATTCTTGTTCACCCTGGAAAATACTGGCTTCTACACTCGATGGGTCATTAGATTAATGAATGGCTTAAGTACAAAAAGTACTGATAAATAAATCTAGAATCTATGGCCTCAGTGTCATCCAGTGAGTTTTGGTCACTAGGAAAGTTGAGGATTTAGAGTCGGGGTCCAGACTGTCTTTGCTGTCACTTGGTAACGGAGACTTGTTGTCTCTGAAGTAGATACCAGCTTCTGAATAAATGAAGCTGGCATGGGTGAAAGAGGAGAGGGCCACTGAACAGGGACTCCCTAGAACGAAaaacaaagtactgaattgagCATAAATTAACTGGCTTCCTAGGGCTCCTCCATAGTTCCTTGAGTAAAAAGCAGAAATTAAAGTACAGCCTGAGGAACAATTGCAATGGCAAAAAAGACACTGGAATCTACACATTTGAAGATAAGAGAGATTTAGAGGGAAGAACAGGATCTGCATTTCTCAAGTACCCTTTAAGTTCATACCagccattacattttttaattagacTATGTAAACTACTCAGATGAGGAATCCAAATGTAATTTACTGGACCACACTGCATTCACTGAGATTAAAAGATGAACTAAGCACCCCTTTTTAGAGATTTGCTACACATtggtttattatattaaaatgtatttaaaataataataataaaagcaatccTGGAAAACATTCATGCACACAAGTAGATGTTCACCTTTTTTGGGAATTCAAGATCAGAAACTACAAATTGCAAACCGTTCATGAACACAAAAGGAATAATGAACAGAAGAGATCAGGAATAAGACTGCATGGGCAGATTAgctaaaataaatctttattaacaaaaaggGTGAAAGACTGAAAAAAGTGAGACTGGAAAATTAATGATTCTAGACACAACTACTCACAGAGATGATGTCAGGGCCTACATATGTATGTTGCATCTGGAAATGGCATGGTGGTCTTTGATAAAGTAATGCAACTTATAATGACGAATGAATCCTGAAATATACAATTATGTCTGCCTATGTCAAAAAATGTCTTGTAAGTGTGGGAAAAGATGGACTGGTATCTCAACTGGGACTGAGGACAATTCTCTACTCGACtgagaggccataatggaaggataacAGGAAGGGAGGCCAGCCTGGCCCGGGAGGATCACCAATTTCTATGTCACTCATTAGGAATTAATAATGGatgaacaaaagacaaagagaTTTTATGAATAGTTTGTCCCCCAATTCGGGAGGTGGCGGTGCTCTTCTGATAGGGGCCTAGTTTGGACACGCACAGGGCTAGTTCGGAGTCTCTGGGTGCTCTAGGAAGTTGCTGTGAAGACTGGATATCCCTATTATAGGGAACCTCCATATGATGTAGAAGTACTTCCTTTAGGCAGTGTCATAGCACCAGAAATACTaccgggtctggcataaaaggggGGTGCCTCCATTACCTCAGGGTCAGAAcagggaggaggtggatgaggaTCACAGAGGTTGTAGTTTAAGGAGAAAAAGGTGCTTGTTCTTTCAATTATATGGTGTAGGACTCCCTTTTACTGTTTTAAGGTAtgatcaaaaaataaacatttcattttacccTTGAAATTGTGCTTGGTTGACTTGGTGactggtgggtggggctctgggGCACAGTCCAGTCTCTAAATTTAATTGGGTGACATAAGCATTAAGCTGTAGGTCAAAgacctaaaataaaatacatgcttAACGACAGAAAGCACCAGAAAGAACaggtgaaatgtttaaaatgaaatgcccTACTGCATGGTTTCCACATTGAAGAAGAAaactacacaaaacaaaaagtggAAAGTGCGTCAGTTGAGGATCAAGAAAGCCTCGAAAAACCCAGTAACAAGTCCAATGATGCTGGTGGGCTACAAACCTTTTAAGCACTGATTGGATAGAAGtgacaatacaatataaaaaaaatacacactacATTCTCCCAATTCTTCTCCTCtacttttaaactttaaattagcCGATTATTATGATTTCTAATATTATGATTTCTAACTAAACATTCCAGTGAATACGCTTGTCACCATACTGCTGCTTTGTTTGAAAAAGACCACAAACTTGTAAGACGAGATTAATAACAAAAGCTAGCATTTGATCCACAGTCCAACGAATTAAAATTTCCTTACCTGTAGTTAAAAGGCCATCACAAAACTAtgtaacatttcaaaatgttttcctgGAACAAATTCCTGCTTTGTTAATGCCCTGAGAGTGCAGGACATCATGTGAGAATAAACTGTACAACTAGGAGGTATGCTATGCAAAGAAGAGAAAATACAACATTATTAGAGAGTAAGGTTACATGCTAACATTGGCCAGAATAAAATTCCATTGCAAGAAAATATGATGACTAATGGGCATTTACTTTACTTTGAACTCCTATGATCTACATAAGATATTCtaaatgtagacatttttttataaCAAAGCTCTTAATAATTAGAAAGAAAAGAATATGATTGGGCAACACTAACTACAACAATATTCTGTTTAATATGAAAGTCTATTAACTGATTATTTTAAGAGTAAGCCATTACATGTATATAATTATTTTAGTTTCTTCATTGTCCATATTATTTAATATGAAAGTCTATTAACTGATTATTTTAAGAATAAGCTATtacatgtatataaatattttagtttCTTCATTGTCCACTGACTTCCAGCACACAGTACTATAgcataaatgaaatgaataagggtctttaagtaataaaaaaattacagcacaaaaggcacaagcttaaaattgacattttaatcaataaataaaaattaaacgaataaaagacaaagcagtgcAAGCAGCAGTGACAACtaattaaaatgtgcaatgtTTATATTCACAATGTTGCTCTTCCCTGTTTTTTTAGAGATTTCCAAGTCCCCTGTTTAAAGAACACCAGCCTAACACATTAATTAATGGACACAAGTGGGTCAGACTGATTAAGCAAACTCCTGGGAGAAGTTCAGCTATGCACTTATTTCATCCTCAGTGGTAAAATTTCCACCTCACACTCAATACAACAGCTTGCCCTACTTTCACTAAAATCCTATATAATGTATTTGTAAGGTGTAAACTTTAGCTATTAAATAACAAAGTTATGCTATTTCAACTTGTGGCAACAACCGACTCAACATGCTATGAATtcatcactttttaaattttattttccaacTACAGAAATCAGTAAAATCAGTAACTGGTGTTAGTTATCCTTCTGTAATAAGTCACTGTAATGATTCATGTGgaaaaatcaatatatttaaTGTGAATTTTGAAGTTCACCTCCAACATATTTATATTTCAACATAACCTAATACTTGTTTGAATTGCTAATGCTGGAGTGGCTAGTAAAGCAAAGAAATACATTTGCCTTTGGtgtaaaataaaatcatgaatgaactgaacattttttggcaaacttaactttgttttctttgccaTTAAGAAATAAtgtatgacatactgtatattaaatgcaGATGGAGAGACATAAGAAATAGCTTATAATAGAAGGCAATTTTAACAAAGTAAAGGTATACTATAATGTAGATACGTTTTCTCTTTAATATACATGTGTTGCTGATTTTCACACTAGCCAATTAATAAAGGAGGCCAAATTTGATGACAGACTAAGAGCAGAAATCAATCTGCTTAGTTGAATCCAGAAACTGACCTTTAATTGATAGTGCTTGGAGGAAAATCtagtatacagtgcctataaaagtattcacccctttggaagttttcacattttattattgtaaaacatTGAATCGGAGTGAATTTTTTTTGACACAAATcatcaaaaaaaaccaaaaataacgttataatgaaaacagatctctataaagtgatctaaatttattataaatataaaacacaaaataatttattttggtaTAAAATATTTATCCCCTTTAATATGCCACACCTGACCTGAAGCGCACCTTATTTGGAGACTTGTAAggattaataaacacaataaaggcAAAATCAGCCTTACACACAACTCTGTGAAAGACTGAAAAGAGCAAGTTAGGGGATGGagataagaaaatatccaagtcactgaatatccactggagtccagttaaatcagtcattattaAATGGAAAgggtatggcacagctgtaaatctaccTGGAGCAGATCCACTGATTCAatgctaaattaaaataataaaatttgaaaacctcCAAGGGGGTTACTTTTTAGGTGTGAAACCTATGGAGCTAGACGTgaaaaaatctgcaataaaaggtgcaaaaataaaaattcaaaagtaaCCCACTTCTGGTGGCAAAACAGAGGCCAGCTTCctataaacattaaaatgtggacaaaatattcaaaaatcataATAACGAAACTTCTGTAGTTCAATTGGTCAACACCAATGTGGAAATTACTTAAtgcaataatggaaaaaaatgttgctACAGCTGTACCATAGATACTGAAATCCTTTATTACATTTGGAAATTAGAGTTAAATCCTTTATTGATTCCAAACCTGTGTAATAAATGTGCGCATAGTATGCACTGCATCAATGGTGCAGCATGAGATAGaactttaattataaatacaacaatAGTGTGTCAAACTGCTAGCACAGACATTAATGACTATTACTGCATAATGGATTAGAGTACTAGGAAAATAGAATACTTGTAAACAATTCTTTCTGTTATCTATATCTTTATCACTTAGATATAGTAAAATCCATGTCTTCATTATTTGAATAACCTTCAATCCATTAAACAGTTgatcatattttaaatatatatatatatatccatccatccatgttccaacccgcggagtccgaacacagggtcacgggggtctgctggagccaatcccagggcacaaggcaggaaccaatcctgggcagggtgccaacccaccgcagatattatatatatatatatataaatattaaagattatttaaaatacaggacagtatttttttgtcttcaagTTTACGTTTGGAAATCCAATATTATTTTCCTCTTATATGTACTTTAAACATGATGGTGTCAGTTCATATGTAATTAAGTTTAGTTTAGAATTTCTGGATGTACGTTCATTCTCTGCAGGACTTCTTCAGGCATACAAAAAACTGGGTTCACAGGCTTGATATGCTCATCACCCAGAAGTGATAAACCAGCAATTCCAAACAGTGTATGAAAAGGATCCACCTAgcgaaaaagaaacaagaaagaagtgattaaaaattaatattgtcTAAAGAAACAGCACTCAGAAGCAATATTGTAATACTGCAATAACGTAATGGAAAATTCTACtaggaaaaaatgtaataaaaaggcaTATAATTTATTATGCACATGTAATTTTCCAagaaagaaaaatccagaaataccTCTAAATCTGTTAAAgttgtacaaaaaacaaaaatacttctTCTTTGCCTGCAAGTTATCATAGAAACCTATGATTTGAATATTAAAACTAAATCCATTTTCCTTCAgctctcaggaaaaaaaaaaaaccacaaaatacaccttttacttttttacctcaatattataaaaaaaatacaaggatGTAGAGGcttctaaaataacaaaaaattaaggATGGGGGAAACTGAGTCAACCTGGGATGGTATGCCATATTgaaacatacaataaaaaaagaaacacaattatGTCCATTCAGAGTTAATCGATTTAAAATCTTTTCTAGTTTGATGTTTAAAAGAGTTGACTCAAATGATTTGTTCCTGGTGTTCGGatttaagaaaaaacaataaatacttgCCATATCTCCTGGCCTGTCAGCAAAGCCCCCTGTCTCCTCATCCTGGCAGGCCAAGATAAAACTACGCAGTTTATTTTTGTCAATCCAGTGGATTCTCTTAATAATTTTCAATGATGCCAGTACCCACCAGGAATAACAAACATCTGGTAACTGAAAtggtaacaaaaaatgtaaaaacgttGGTTTTTAATCCCCAAAACAAGGTACAcgatttatttgtcttttaactACTTTATAATAGCTTAGTTAATTAGGTACCAATGACAGAAAAGAATGGAAACAAATTGCCTTTGTCCAAATAGAAATGAGCAATTTAATAACAATGAAGCCTAGGGTATTAAAATATGGTAATGCTTCCTTTTCTAAAAGCTGACTCATTTACaaacaccattttaaaattgGGTTTTCTGAGCATGTCTCATTTTAAGCAGAGCTAAGACTTAAagaaatatttacacatataatCCTGTCTCATTTACTCTCAGGCTGAcaaaatttatttaattgaactatttaatttatttgttgtcaaagtgccacctaaaaaattttgttaaaataccTTTTCTGGTCTGCCATTTAACCCTCCTGATGGTAGTTGTCTCTCACAAAGCCACCACCCAAGCAAGTCGGCATTTACATGATGCAGCTGATTAGTTATAGATAAGAATCCTGTGCAGCAATAAATCTGAAACAGGATTTCAAAACAagattcagttcatttttattaagcAAGAAAAATATGGCAATGTTTAcatgtaacaataaataaaatcatgcatACTGTACGTTTTATGAAAGAGAAAGCACAATAGctaattttctttcttcagtcCTATCTTACATCTATATCAACTGATGGACAGCATTACAATTCacaatttattctttaaaaagGGTTAAGAAATTGTTAGATCTAATTTTATATGTAGTTTCTCATGTCTTGTTAAAGACTCCTTGACCTTGATAGAGGTATAAGATAGCTTGGACATTTAGTAATGGATGAAGCAAGGGGAAATAAAATAAAGGCTGATAGTTAAATACTAGAGTCAGCTTATCTGACAGACTGGGAAATAGCAAGACAAGGAGGGTCCATTGGTGCTTATCTGCTGTCACAGCCAGTGTCTTCTGTCAGTTTCATTGTGTTATATCCTTTCAACTACTGCATGTGTGAAACCTGAGGTCTCACTGAAGGTGAATTTTCTGACAGATGCCACTGCAACATTCTGTATTTTACATTAGCAAATACTTAGAAGAGTTACATAAACTAAATTTAATAATATCAAATATTATTTTGTCAATTATGTTTTAGTcattctgtaaattaaaaaattttgttGTGGCATTATTTACTGCAATTTTTTTGGCTTAATTATGGAAACTACGCATGCAAACTAAGGCTTAACAATAATATAGCATACAATTTAATTTGAGCCTTAGCACTGTTATAAATAACTAACCAATGTACAGCTGCAGGTAAACATTATTACACTTAACACTTGCCATGATAAAATCCCTAAACAGTTGTCTAAATAGGCACAATACACAACAGGAATTAAATCagctaatatatatttaaagaaatgagAGTACGGTAATTACTTTTAAGCTCCAATGAGAAATACTTTACAACTTTGCTAgtatatttacagttttttaaaaCAGACATTAGTAAATACTCTTGTTCCACATTTTTAATTAGTCATATACGAAATATAAACTAatacttagattttttttaattgttaaataactaaagactgaaaataaataaattattaaatagtaaCATTATGAAGTCAAAAATGGACTGCAAACTGAAAATTTGTCCGATTATCAGAGAGAATGCAGAACATTAATAAATaggtcaaaataataataataacacagtaataaaaaaaaattgaaaagtagttataaaattattatttaaaaaaaaaaaaaaacaccttttttctATATCCAGGCCTACAGTACCTGTCCTGCATGAGATTCAGATCCAGGTCGGCATCCAAATCCTCCATCAAAGTTCATACACGAGAGAACAAACTCAACAGCTTTGTCTATGTTAATGGCGTCTAGTTTTCCCTGAAAAAgagtgaaaaaattattttatttaaataagattCAATACATCAGCTAACATATGGGTACTAAAAAGACAGTGTTTGTTGAGTCTTTCCTCACCAGTAATGCCAGtgttgcagctgcacaaaaggagAATCGTGTGTCTATTTCACCTGTAAGAAAACCAAAAAGATTTTATTATGCTGGATAACTGTTCAGTCTTAAAATGAAAAgctaagacttttttttttttttttttttttttttaagttaaatgaatcaaggatttttttttagaatataatgaaaataaaaacagaaaaagatatgttctacaaaatgacaacattaTATGCAGAATGTGCGACTGGAAAGCATTGTGGCTAATGAGGTTCATTAGAAACACGGTAAGTCTCAAATGGCCAATCACTGCATGAATCTCAACACCCACATGACCTCTAACAGAACCTACTGGGACACTTTACATCATCTATACAATTTAAAGgctagtttttacatttttttcttgataatTCAGGAATCTACTAAATAAAATctacataataaaaagaaaacaatcaggtttcaatattaaaattaagaaacaataacaagcaaaaaaatatatattttactggTACAACAGAAAAATACAGTTTACTCCAGAATGTTACTTGAGGAAACATACAGTAATTACTGTACTAAATTTAAAGCATTTATCTGGTAGTAATGGTTAGGATGCTCTCACATCAATTGTGCTaaattgtaaaacacaaaattactAGTTTAATTCCTGTCGGCGACTTAATGTGTTACTCCAGCCTGTCAACAGACTTTACACATAAAAGGAAAGTGGTACTAACATGATAGAAATGCtgagtaaaatatattttacttgcATTGCATTCAAACAGGAATGCAGATGATGTTCAGTTTTTGAGTACATCTCATGTATGTGAATATTTTGTTCAGATATTCTCTAAAACTCACCCCATTTATCACCAGCAAACGAACCATCCTCTTGTTGCAATGATTTCACATATTCAACAACTTTATCTGTGTCTATTACACTAAGGCTGTCATACAGTGAAAGaatctgtaatcataaagaacattattaaagaaaacagaacaaataaatatGATCAATACTTTAAGTGAATAGCACTGTGACAAAACTGCACTTTAACACCCCAACTGTCACACTCTCAGATGgcacaacaaacagaaaaaaaattgtttcagcAATCTGTGTGCTTGATAGATACAAATAAAGAATTGAAGATTACATCGTTTAAACTGTTTTGTCAGGCACTGGTAATTTTCTTAGTAGTTATACACTGTAGTTGAAGTTGAAACCACAAGATTGGTGATTCAGTTTCCATCTCTGAGCTATGTAAatatgcagaaagaaaaacattaaagcaaTTTGGTAGGAAGTAATTGTGAATGGAAGCATACACAGAATATACTTTGTTCTTCCGTGAAAATCAAACAATCTGTAACCATTTTGTCTAATATTTGATTATTATATTAATCTAAACATACAACAAATAATTCTAGAATAGAAAGATTATGAAATTGATTCATGATGCAACTAACTACTATGGATAACAAATGTAAAAACTAGCCACATACTACGATGCTAATGAAGCCGAAACCAAGTATGGGGATCTAAAATACGTGATTGCGCTTAAAAGTCTACTTTTTGAACGTGATTAAAGACTAAAACATCTCCTTGCGACCAGTCTCCAGGGTGTAACACACTTTTATAGAGTAAAGGAAATTGCCCTGACAAAGGAATTGCACCCAATTCCACCATAAAATAATATTCCAgactttttagttttttaaaatatttgttcattGTCATGGTGGTACAAAGGTATCTTACAGCGCCATGAATATAGGTTATGTTATGTCTGGTCACCAACTTTGTTGAGTTTGTCCATTTTCTCAACATATGTAGGGGTTTCCTGTAATTTATCTAATAAatcaaaatgacatttattaaacTAGCACAGGGTTGATGTGTACGTTAGGGTGCCATGGTGTGGACTGTTGTTCTATTCAAGGTTAATTCCTGCTCTGCACCTGATGCTAACAGGATAAACTGTGACTTCTAACAACTGTGTACCGGAAAGTATAAAAAGaaggttcagaaaattaatgaataaacacattttcaattttaatttaaactgtGAACACCAAATTCTCATACTTATCCAAGTCATTAACAAGCTCATCAAACACACAATATTCTTATGTTAAAAAATGAAGTACCATCTACCTCAGATTTAGTTGATTTTTCATCATTGATTCTGCACTGATATACTGCACCTCATTTTTTAGGATTTAATCAGCTAAACTGAGTTTGTCTATGCACTGATAAGGAAACGAACCATTGCTCTGTAGAATCAAGGTTAAAGGTACAATATCTGCTGTACATTATTGTGTACAGTAATCATggcaaagcttttatgaattataagaaaaataatgtattatacTTATAGATTCACCTCAGATAATGCAGAACCGCGATAAATCATGGGTCAGGGATGATCTGGGCTCTACTGTAATTTAATACTGTCTAAAACCACAAGAGGCTCAACATGCAGCAAATTAAGATTAACTGTAGATAAACAAATCATGTATGAGGTATAATActcagagaatgtgcagcattattaAATCTCACTGCAATGCTATACCTCAGACATACAGAGTCAGAACCAACATGTTATGGTTACAACCAGCTCTATGATTATTTGATTATGTAGTACGAGTACAGCAGCATGTTGAACCCAGCCAT
This genomic interval from Erpetoichthys calabaricus chromosome 10, fErpCal1.3, whole genome shotgun sequence contains the following:
- the rabggtb gene encoding geranylgeranyl transferase type-2 subunit beta, yielding MGTQIKDVVMKADAPSTLLLDKHADYIAAYGSKKDDYEYTLSEYLRMSGIYWGLTVMDLMGQLSRMSKDEIIEFIKSCQHDCGGISASIGHDPHLLYTLSAVQILSLYDSLSVIDTDKVVEYVKSLQQEDGSFAGDKWGEIDTRFSFCAAATLALLGKLDAINIDKAVEFVLSCMNFDGGFGCRPGSESHAGQIYCCTGFLSITNQLHHVNADLLGWWLCERQLPSGGLNGRPEKLPDVCYSWWVLASLKIIKRIHWIDKNKLRSFILACQDEETGGFADRPGDMVDPFHTLFGIAGLSLLGDEHIKPVNPVFCMPEEVLQRMNVHPEILN